A genome region from Nocardia sp. NBC_00565 includes the following:
- a CDS encoding transposase, with translation MAEKGRKFDPEFREGAVRIVRETGRSIAQAARELGINDGTLANWGPVTASTASAARS, from the coding sequence ATGGCGGAGAAGGGACGTAAGTTCGATCCGGAGTTCCGTGAGGGAGCGGTGCGGATCGTGCGCGAGACCGGGCGCTCGATCGCGCAGGCGGCCCGTGAACTGGGCATCAACGACGGGACCCTCGCGAACTGGGGGCCCGTGACCGCGTCGACCGCGTCGGCGGCGAGAAGTTGA
- a CDS encoding protein kinase domain-containing protein gives MSEGNAQGTRRDLTFGIAAELVAAGFADAQEIGRGAFGIVYQCAESALDRAVAVKVLDSAVDDQDRTRFLREQRALAKFSTHPNIVQVLTTDTTVTGRPFIVMPLHRRGSLEARIRADGPLPWQEVLSVGVKLAGALATAHACGVIHRDVNPANVLITDYGEPQLADFGIARVGGAFETATGLIAGTPAYTAPEVVRGEPPTVSSDIYGLGATLFTILTGHAAFERRAGESMVAQFVRMTAEPVPDLRSAGVPAMVCTVLEAAMATDPADRPATAQDFGERLRTVQFSCGLPLDTMAAPAQDGSVETMSAVGGQPIPPTTTTAATALHPQPTPTTRYRPPTTLRRLVDRPRLLETLQEGQSSRLVLIHGPAGFGKSTLAAQWAHALDADGVRVAWLAIAEDDNNVVWFLSHLVEAIRQARPALAIELTQILEEGSSPAAPQVMAALINEIHDSGQPVAVVIDDWHQVTSPATLAAMEFLLDNGCHHLRLIVTSRTRTGLPLGRMSVQDELVEIDESALRFDSGETADFLVGVKRLHLSDADLDRLRESTEGWVAALQLASLSLRGKENPEEYLDQISGQHYAIGEYLMENVVGALEPTMLDFVTRTAVTDTICGDLAQTLTGVQSGQERLEEVRRRDLFLRSVDDELRWFRYHGLFADFLRRKLIQQHPGLLEQLHLTASTWFARHEMLTEAVDHALAAGAAQQAKQLVQECADTLIEDSRMATFLGLVAKLPAAITVADPRLQLSVAWANISLQRPTATRTALDRVDAALATAAPDDPVNADLRIQADVARAAEHLVTDRFKDFPDAAAARLQQPVRPFFANVAATTAAAAAFYRFDFAGARRWHAWAAPYRTRANGPAGVVYGACIAGKAAAEQLDIAEAEAIFRSALTLARNTSSRSHATRLASGLLGELLYQKGQCIEAAELLAPGPGVEAGAMEFLVAAYGTGARLAAVRGDLDAARQRLDEGQTVAEKLALPRLSARILNERVQLGLPITDEDRHTLEHLPAYRRQPNHTLAVTAELTYDSAIRLLLSQQSPDAAAHAVADAERIVAEIHTQPRPRALLQAQLLYGGCLCAAGRTDQAIACLAPALSRCAELGLVRVAVDSGPAIAPVVETLLDAPEGPGRPPRPFLRQVLNEIDEIGGRRYHE, from the coding sequence GTGTCCGAGGGTAATGCCCAGGGGACGCGACGCGACCTGACGTTCGGCATCGCGGCGGAACTGGTTGCGGCCGGGTTCGCCGACGCCCAGGAGATCGGCCGCGGCGCATTCGGCATCGTGTACCAGTGCGCCGAGTCCGCACTCGATCGTGCCGTGGCGGTCAAGGTTCTCGACTCCGCGGTCGACGATCAGGACCGGACCCGCTTCCTGCGCGAACAACGTGCGCTGGCGAAGTTCTCGACCCACCCGAACATCGTGCAGGTGCTGACGACCGATACCACCGTAACCGGACGGCCGTTCATCGTAATGCCCCTCCACCGCCGAGGTTCACTCGAAGCACGGATTCGCGCCGACGGACCATTGCCCTGGCAGGAGGTGCTGTCCGTGGGAGTGAAGCTGGCCGGCGCGCTGGCGACCGCGCACGCCTGCGGCGTCATCCATCGCGACGTCAATCCCGCCAATGTCCTGATCACCGACTACGGTGAACCGCAGCTGGCGGACTTCGGTATCGCCCGCGTCGGCGGCGCATTCGAGACAGCGACCGGCCTCATCGCGGGGACCCCGGCCTACACGGCTCCGGAGGTGGTACGCGGCGAACCTCCAACGGTCTCCTCGGATATCTACGGGCTGGGCGCGACGCTGTTCACGATTCTCACAGGCCACGCCGCGTTCGAGCGCAGGGCGGGTGAGTCGATGGTGGCGCAGTTCGTGCGCATGACGGCAGAACCCGTCCCCGACCTGCGATCCGCCGGTGTACCGGCGATGGTGTGCACCGTCCTCGAAGCCGCGATGGCCACCGACCCCGCCGACCGGCCGGCCACTGCCCAGGATTTCGGCGAGCGGTTGCGCACCGTGCAGTTCTCCTGCGGGCTGCCGCTGGACACGATGGCCGCCCCGGCGCAAGACGGATCCGTCGAAACCATGTCCGCCGTCGGCGGACAACCGATCCCGCCGACAACGACAACTGCTGCGACCGCGTTGCACCCGCAACCGACGCCGACGACCCGATACCGTCCGCCGACGACGCTGCGCCGACTGGTCGATCGCCCGCGATTGCTGGAGACCCTGCAGGAGGGACAATCCAGCCGGCTGGTCCTCATTCACGGCCCGGCCGGTTTCGGCAAGAGCACCCTGGCCGCGCAGTGGGCGCACGCCCTCGACGCGGATGGCGTCCGCGTCGCCTGGTTGGCGATCGCGGAGGACGACAACAATGTCGTGTGGTTCCTGAGCCACTTGGTGGAGGCGATTCGGCAGGCTCGTCCCGCACTGGCGATCGAACTGACGCAGATTCTCGAGGAGGGTTCCAGCCCTGCGGCGCCGCAGGTGATGGCGGCCCTGATCAACGAGATCCATGACAGCGGGCAGCCTGTTGCCGTCGTGATCGACGACTGGCACCAAGTGACCAGTCCGGCGACCCTCGCCGCGATGGAGTTCCTGCTCGACAACGGGTGCCATCACCTGCGATTGATCGTCACCAGCCGCACTCGCACCGGTCTGCCGTTGGGGCGCATGAGCGTTCAGGACGAACTGGTGGAAATCGACGAGAGCGCACTGCGCTTCGATTCCGGGGAAACGGCGGACTTCCTGGTCGGTGTCAAGAGACTGCACCTTTCCGACGCGGACCTCGACCGACTGCGGGAGTCGACGGAGGGCTGGGTGGCGGCGCTCCAGCTCGCCTCACTGTCGCTGCGTGGCAAGGAGAATCCCGAGGAGTACCTGGACCAGATCTCGGGACAGCACTATGCCATCGGCGAATACTTGATGGAAAACGTTGTCGGCGCGCTCGAACCCACGATGCTCGACTTCGTAACTCGGACTGCGGTCACCGACACGATCTGCGGAGATCTCGCTCAGACGCTGACCGGAGTGCAGTCAGGGCAGGAACGGCTCGAGGAGGTGCGGCGCCGAGACCTGTTCCTGCGCAGCGTCGATGACGAACTGCGGTGGTTCCGCTATCACGGGCTCTTCGCGGACTTCTTGCGCCGCAAACTGATCCAGCAGCATCCTGGCCTGCTCGAACAGCTCCACCTGACCGCGTCGACCTGGTTCGCCAGGCACGAAATGCTCACCGAAGCCGTGGATCACGCACTCGCGGCCGGCGCCGCCCAGCAGGCGAAACAACTGGTGCAAGAATGCGCCGACACGCTGATCGAAGATTCCCGCATGGCCACCTTCCTAGGGCTGGTGGCGAAACTGCCCGCCGCGATCACGGTTGCCGATCCACGGCTGCAACTGTCGGTCGCCTGGGCCAACATCTCACTCCAGCGCCCCACCGCCACCCGAACCGCGCTGGATCGCGTGGACGCGGCACTGGCAACCGCCGCCCCGGACGATCCCGTGAACGCAGACCTGCGCATCCAGGCTGATGTGGCGCGAGCCGCAGAACACCTCGTGACGGATCGGTTCAAGGATTTCCCGGATGCCGCCGCGGCGCGGCTGCAGCAGCCCGTTCGACCGTTCTTCGCCAACGTCGCGGCCACCACCGCGGCCGCGGCCGCATTTTATCGTTTCGACTTCGCCGGTGCCCGCCGCTGGCACGCATGGGCCGCACCCTACCGGACCCGCGCCAACGGCCCGGCCGGCGTGGTATACGGCGCCTGCATTGCCGGGAAAGCCGCCGCCGAACAGCTCGACATCGCCGAAGCCGAGGCGATCTTCCGCTCCGCGCTCACCCTCGCCCGCAATACCAGCAGCCGGTCCCACGCGACCCGGCTGGCCAGCGGCCTACTCGGCGAATTGCTCTACCAGAAAGGGCAATGCATCGAAGCCGCCGAGCTGCTGGCACCCGGTCCCGGCGTCGAGGCCGGCGCCATGGAATTCCTGGTTGCCGCCTACGGAACCGGTGCCAGGCTGGCAGCAGTGCGCGGCGACCTCGATGCCGCGCGACAACGGTTGGACGAGGGACAAACGGTCGCAGAGAAACTCGCCCTGCCACGGCTGAGCGCCCGCATTTTGAACGAGCGGGTACAACTGGGTCTGCCGATCACCGATGAGGACCGACACACGCTCGAGCACCTACCCGCGTACCGCCGGCAACCAAACCACACACTCGCGGTCACAGCCGAGCTCACCTACGACTCCGCCATTCGCCTCCTACTCTCCCAACAGTCACCGGACGCGGCCGCGCACGCAGTCGCCGACGCCGAACGGATCGTTGCCGAAATCCATACACAACCTCGCCCCCGCGCTCTATTGCAGGCTCAATTGCTGTACGGCGGATGCCTTTGCGCCGCCGGACGAACCGATCAGGCGATTGCCTGCCTGGCTCCGGCACTTTCTCGGTGTGCCGAACTCGGTCTCGTCCGAGTGGCCGTGGACAGCGGACCCGCGATCGCGCCGGTCGTGGAGACCCTGCTCGATGCCCCGGAGGGGCCCGGTCGGCCACCCAGGCCCTTCCTGCGACAGGTCCTGAACGAGATCGATGAGATCGGCGGACGGAGGTATCACGAATGA